A window of the candidate division WOR-3 bacterium genome harbors these coding sequences:
- a CDS encoding SurA N-terminal domain-containing protein, with protein MMQTLRKKTRLVLFIALAGFAGLIFFQWGLDITGIRSRPEIDIAKIGNQVVSYQDYRRFTLLKESENKNITPDEVWMKLVEDIVWSDLVKKKESA; from the coding sequence ATGATGCAAACTTTACGCAAGAAAACACGTTTGGTACTATTTATTGCTCTGGCAGGATTCGCCGGCCTCATATTTTTCCAGTGGGGGCTGGATATCACCGGTATTCGAAGCCGGCCAGAGATTGATATTGCCAAGATCGGAAACCAGGTAGTGTCATACCAGGATTATAGGCGTTTCACGTTGCTTAAAGAGAGTGAGAACAAGAACATCACACCGGATGAGGTCTGGATGAAGCTCGTTGAGGATATTGTGTGGAGTGATCTTGTCAAGAAGAAAGAATCGGCATAA
- the larA gene encoding nickel-dependent lactate racemase — protein MDLKYGHGSISFEPPPGLIGVAEPKITAVRPLGMLLKESFTNPLGLGALNRVLRTNKPGDVVIIVSDITRKITNYDEILRFLVAELVDAGIDEKNISFVVALGTHRPHIAQENSALYGKLCDDFAFLQHDCRGDVIVVGKTSTGLEVGINRRVAEADFVITTGRIGFHYLAGFSGGRKSILPGVASYETIRNNHKKLVRNGVFVSKIESNIIAREMDEAAGLLGVDYILNVVENPDRETEKIFCGHHAHAFSEAVDYFVTKRRIMISEPADCVIVSAGGYPNDKDFYHTHKAINLTMLGLKDNGSIILVGQCEEGFGNEEFLRLMRDNNIDGLLEYPEEKIEVGGHRAFLTAKILKQHRVYACTDLNGARLKEISFTPIHSIQQGIDAVKKEQHNGFKTLIVSNGQAVLPSLSGSKVTST, from the coding sequence ATGGATTTGAAATACGGACATGGTTCCATAAGTTTCGAACCTCCGCCCGGTTTGATCGGCGTAGCCGAGCCTAAGATCACTGCGGTGAGGCCGCTCGGGATGCTCTTGAAGGAGAGTTTTACCAACCCGCTCGGGCTCGGTGCTTTGAACAGGGTTCTGCGTACCAACAAGCCGGGAGATGTTGTTATAATTGTGTCTGATATAACAAGGAAAATCACGAATTACGACGAGATTTTGAGGTTTCTGGTAGCTGAACTCGTAGATGCGGGGATTGATGAGAAGAATATCTCTTTTGTCGTTGCCCTGGGGACACACCGGCCGCACATCGCGCAGGAGAATTCGGCGTTGTACGGGAAATTATGTGATGATTTTGCATTCCTGCAGCATGACTGCCGCGGTGATGTTATTGTAGTTGGTAAGACTTCGACCGGTCTTGAGGTTGGGATAAACCGGCGCGTCGCCGAGGCCGATTTTGTGATCACCACTGGACGGATCGGGTTTCATTATCTGGCCGGGTTTTCGGGCGGCCGCAAATCGATTCTGCCCGGCGTTGCGTCATATGAAACGATCCGTAACAACCACAAGAAACTTGTGCGCAACGGAGTGTTCGTGAGTAAGATCGAAAGTAACATCATTGCCCGGGAAATGGATGAGGCCGCAGGCCTTCTGGGGGTCGATTACATCTTGAATGTCGTTGAGAACCCGGATCGCGAAACGGAAAAGATCTTCTGTGGACATCACGCGCATGCCTTCAGCGAAGCCGTCGATTATTTTGTCACGAAACGAAGGATCATGATATCCGAACCGGCAGACTGCGTGATCGTGTCGGCCGGCGGTTATCCTAACGACAAAGATTTCTATCATACACACAAGGCGATAAACCTGACAATGCTCGGTCTTAAGGATAATGGTAGTATCATACTCGTCGGTCAATGTGAGGAAGGTTTCGGCAATGAGGAGTTCCTGCGGCTCATGCGCGACAACAACATTGATGGACTTTTGGAATATCCTGAGGAAAAAATCGAAGTGGGCGGGCACCGGGCTTTTCTGACCGCCAAAATACTGAAGCAGCATAGAGTTTATGCCTGTACTGATCTGAATGGGGCGAGATTGAAGGAAATCAGCTTCACACCCATTCATAGTATACAACAGGGTATCGATGCCGTGAAAAAAGAGCAGCACAATGGCTTTAAGACATTGATCGTGTCAAACGGGCAGGCTGTGCTTCCCTCGCTTAGCGGATCGAAAGTTACATCTACATAG
- the serS gene encoding serine--tRNA ligase: MIDLRLLRDDPEKIRAALKKRNSDIDLDKIIDIDIQRRACMTEIQEKKSKRNMLSQEIAKLKHQGDEPKKLMEQARALSGEIKKKEETLRDIEQEFEYAVQWLPNIPNEKVPVGAGSEANKFIRGLIEAPESDFEVLPHWDICEALDILDLKRASKISGSRFILYKGQGALLERALINFFLDLHTTKHGYTEIFPPVLNPAECLYGTGQLPKLESDMYRCRDDAFYLTPTAEVPLTNMHREEILLEKQLPVRYVAYTPCFRREAGSYGKEVRGITRVHQFNKVELVKYATPDNGYDEFEKMLADAEAAVKALELPYRIMLLCTGDMTFASAITYDIEVYAPGMKEWLEVSSVSCYEQYQSRRANIRYRRSAKGVDFVYTMNGSGLATPRTFIAIVENYQTEDGRIRIPDVLKKYMGADSIGK; this comes from the coding sequence ATGATTGACCTCAGATTACTCAGAGACGACCCCGAAAAGATCCGCGCCGCACTGAAAAAAAGAAATTCCGACATCGATCTGGATAAGATCATAGACATCGATATACAAAGACGGGCATGCATGACGGAGATCCAGGAAAAGAAAAGCAAGAGGAATATGCTATCCCAGGAGATCGCCAAGTTAAAACACCAAGGGGACGAACCGAAAAAGCTCATGGAACAGGCGCGAGCTCTTTCTGGCGAGATAAAGAAAAAAGAAGAAACACTGCGTGATATAGAGCAGGAGTTTGAATACGCCGTGCAGTGGTTGCCAAACATTCCGAACGAAAAAGTACCGGTCGGTGCCGGTTCAGAAGCAAACAAATTCATCCGCGGACTTATTGAGGCGCCCGAGTCCGATTTCGAAGTCCTGCCACACTGGGATATCTGTGAAGCCCTGGACATTCTCGACCTCAAAAGGGCATCCAAGATATCCGGTTCGCGGTTCATTCTCTACAAAGGGCAGGGTGCTTTGCTGGAACGTGCGCTCATAAATTTCTTTCTTGACCTCCATACCACAAAACACGGCTACACCGAAATATTCCCGCCAGTACTCAACCCTGCCGAATGCCTCTACGGTACTGGTCAGTTACCGAAACTGGAGTCGGACATGTATCGGTGCCGTGATGATGCTTTCTACCTAACACCAACCGCAGAGGTACCGCTCACGAACATGCACCGTGAAGAGATACTTCTCGAAAAGCAACTGCCTGTTCGCTACGTAGCATACACCCCATGTTTCCGCCGTGAAGCAGGATCGTACGGCAAGGAAGTACGGGGCATCACCCGCGTGCATCAGTTCAATAAAGTAGAACTTGTGAAGTACGCCACACCCGACAATGGTTACGACGAATTTGAGAAAATGCTCGCGGATGCCGAAGCCGCGGTCAAAGCGCTTGAGCTGCCTTATCGCATAATGCTCCTCTGCACGGGTGACATGACTTTTGCTTCGGCCATCACCTATGACATAGAAGTCTATGCACCGGGCATGAAAGAATGGCTTGAGGTATCATCTGTTTCCTGCTACGAGCAATACCAGTCCCGTCGGGCAAACATTCGTTACCGGCGGTCAGCCAAGGGCGTGGATTTCGTATATACGATGAACGGCTCGGGATTAGCTACGCCGCGCACCTTCATCGCGATTGTCGAGAATTACCAAACCGAGGATGGACGTATAAGAATACCGGATGTCCTGAAGAAATATATGGGGGCAGATAGCATCGGCAAGTAG
- a CDS encoding ROK family protein: MKNKAIIGIDIGGTNIKAALVTGRKIDHRTRASTRAELGPDISIEQIKSVIEPVRKAAKAIGIGIAGIIDSKKGLVKYSPNLKGWKNVPLARILRNAFGLPVYVLNDANAICLGEWKHGAGRGHENVFLFTVGTGVGGAAICEGKLLFGAHGFAGEFGHTTINLDGPKCICGHRGHVERYAGAKYIVARARRKIANNKSLLAGYDTLTPEIIARTAKKGDKVAREVFAEVGQYVGIGVANIIALFDPDIIILSGGIARAGSILFEPVRNTVSRATLGPEHRRYKIVPAQLGDDAGILGAALFAKLTVTGSSV, encoded by the coding sequence ATGAAGAACAAAGCCATCATCGGCATTGATATCGGCGGTACGAATATCAAAGCGGCCCTGGTCACCGGTCGCAAGATAGATCACCGGACCAGAGCTTCCACCCGCGCCGAACTGGGTCCTGATATATCCATAGAACAGATAAAATCAGTTATCGAACCGGTCCGAAAAGCAGCAAAAGCAATCGGTATCGGCATCGCGGGCATCATCGATTCGAAAAAAGGTCTGGTCAAATATTCGCCAAACCTCAAGGGATGGAAGAATGTGCCTCTCGCCCGGATCCTGCGGAACGCATTCGGCCTGCCGGTTTATGTTCTGAACGATGCGAATGCGATATGCCTGGGTGAATGGAAGCATGGAGCTGGTCGGGGACATGAGAATGTTTTTCTTTTTACGGTAGGAACCGGCGTCGGCGGCGCAGCCATCTGTGAGGGAAAACTCCTTTTCGGAGCCCATGGATTCGCCGGCGAATTTGGCCATACGACGATCAACCTGGATGGTCCAAAATGTATTTGCGGACATCGCGGTCACGTGGAACGTTATGCAGGCGCCAAGTACATTGTGGCGCGTGCCCGGAGAAAGATAGCGAACAATAAGAGCTTACTGGCAGGCTACGACACCCTGACCCCGGAAATCATAGCCCGCACGGCAAAGAAAGGCGATAAGGTTGCCCGCGAGGTGTTTGCTGAAGTAGGTCAGTATGTTGGCATCGGCGTCGCTAACATAATCGCCTTGTTTGATCCTGATATCATCATCCTCTCCGGCGGAATCGCGCGTGCCGGCAGCATTCTTTTTGAACCTGTACGCAATACGGTCAGCAGAGCAACCTTGGGACCCGAACATCGCCGCTACAAGATCGTGCCGGCACAACTCGGCGACGATGCCGGAATACTCGGAGCTGCACTCTTTGCCAAATTGACAGTGACCGGGTCGTCAGTATAA